The following proteins are encoded in a genomic region of Parabacteroides pacaensis:
- a CDS encoding head GIN domain-containing protein — translation MKLKTFLLLTALFMGITSLSAKTVRGNGKIVIKEISVPEYDEIEVNSQNILYNNSNVSGLFRRNRASSGSLTFNYSQKDAPAFLQVGIDENLLPHLKIKVEGKRLYVEAKDIQIQPTRMEITSHSKKIRSVSLIGSMDINLIGYINSEILDVNLAGSGDIKADDLIAANRINVYLKGSGDINLLNVSCNELNGRVAGSGDIRFRGEALKGYYEVAGSGDLSAYDCPVTNLECLVKGSGDIRANATGTLRAEVRGSGDIHYTGNASVNATVKGSGDITKR, via the coding sequence ATGAAACTTAAAACATTTTTATTATTAACGGCTCTGTTTATGGGGATTACCTCACTTTCAGCCAAGACAGTCCGGGGGAACGGAAAGATAGTTATCAAAGAAATATCTGTTCCCGAGTACGACGAGATAGAAGTTAATTCACAAAATATTCTTTATAACAATTCCAATGTATCGGGGCTTTTCCGTAGGAACCGTGCATCTTCGGGCAGTTTGACATTCAACTACTCGCAAAAAGACGCACCTGCATTTCTGCAAGTTGGAATAGACGAAAATTTATTGCCCCATTTAAAGATCAAAGTAGAAGGCAAAAGGCTATATGTAGAGGCAAAAGATATACAAATACAGCCTACCCGCATGGAAATTACCAGCCATTCCAAAAAGATAAGATCCGTATCTTTAATAGGGTCAATGGATATCAACTTGATAGGATATATCAATAGCGAAATATTAGATGTCAATCTAGCAGGAAGCGGGGATATTAAAGCAGATGATTTAATAGCTGCTAATAGGATAAATGTTTATCTTAAAGGAAGCGGAGACATCAATCTCCTAAATGTAAGTTGTAATGAATTAAACGGAAGAGTCGCGGGCAGTGGAGATATACGTTTTAGAGGAGAAGCTCTGAAAGGATATTATGAAGTAGCAGGTAGCGGAGATCTTTCAGCCTATGATTGCCCGGTTACCAACTTGGAATGTCTGGTAAAAGGAAGCGGAGATATTCGCGCGAATGCTACCGGCACACTTAGAGCAGAAGTAAGAGGGAGTGGAGATATTCATTATACCGGGAATGCTTCTGTAAATGCAACGGTTAAAGGTTCCGGAGATATTACCAAACGATAA
- a CDS encoding head GIN domain-containing protein translates to MRTKTAFLMGLLLAGFTTLQAAEEIKGNGKIVTKKIEISDYDEIKLAGTADFNYIQSSGNNPQLEITIDENLLPYLKIEVKNRELTVGFKSGTNLYPTKNIVKSNSKWLKKVKVTGTGGFYANVPIDGNELELSTSGSGLIEMKKAVKVGALELKASSSGNIVADNIQTGKLECKSSGSGNIRIGGQATDASFSINGSGDIDAFNCKIKNINCKIAGSGNANLNVSGELKASVLGSGNIRYKGTPTNISQRKLGSGSIEAVK, encoded by the coding sequence ATGAGAACAAAAACAGCATTTTTAATGGGTCTTCTTCTTGCCGGCTTTACAACCCTTCAAGCAGCCGAAGAAATAAAAGGAAATGGAAAAATAGTAACTAAAAAGATTGAAATCTCTGATTACGATGAAATAAAACTGGCAGGCACAGCCGACTTTAACTACATACAATCATCTGGAAATAATCCTCAACTGGAAATTACCATCGATGAAAATTTATTGCCGTATCTTAAAATCGAAGTAAAAAATCGCGAACTCACCGTTGGTTTTAAAAGTGGCACGAACCTCTATCCTACTAAAAATATAGTAAAATCCAATTCCAAATGGCTGAAGAAAGTAAAAGTCACCGGAACAGGAGGCTTTTATGCAAATGTACCTATCGATGGAAACGAATTAGAATTAAGTACTTCGGGAAGCGGTCTTATCGAAATGAAAAAAGCAGTTAAAGTAGGTGCATTAGAATTAAAAGCATCTTCCAGTGGAAATATTGTAGCAGATAACATCCAAACAGGAAAACTAGAATGCAAATCTTCCGGATCAGGTAATATCCGAATTGGCGGTCAAGCGACAGATGCTTCCTTTTCTATTAACGGAAGTGGAGATATAGATGCTTTTAATTGCAAGATAAAAAATATAAATTGCAAAATAGCGGGTAGCGGAAATGCCAATTTAAATGTAAGCGGTGAACTTAAGGCCTCTGTGCTGGGAAGCGGAAATATTCGTTATAAAGGAACCCCGACGAACATATCCCAACGTAAACTAGGTTCCGGAAGTATAGAAGCGGTAAAATAA
- the dusB gene encoding tRNA dihydrouridine synthase DusB yields MKIGTIDLGEYPVLLAPMEDVTDISFRLMCKKFGADMVYTEFVSSDALIRNVNKTQQKLIVSDEERPVAIQIYGKETEAMVEAARICEEAQPDLIDINFGCPVKKVAGKGAGAGMLRNIPQMLEITKAVVKAVRLPVTVKTRLGWDANNKIIVDLAERLQDCGIAALSIHGRTRSQMYTGEADWSLIGAVKNNPRMHIPIIGNGDVTSAEICKERFNTYGVDGIMIGRGSIGRPWIFREVKHYLATGKPLPSERFSWYLEVLKKQVLQSVERLDERRGILHIRRHLAATPLFKGIPDFKQTRIALLRAEHVDNLFTILDEIPSKFGIE; encoded by the coding sequence ATGAAAATAGGAACAATCGATTTAGGCGAATATCCCGTTCTTCTGGCTCCCATGGAAGATGTCACAGATATTTCTTTCCGTTTAATGTGTAAAAAATTCGGTGCAGATATGGTATATACCGAATTTGTATCCAGCGATGCATTAATCCGGAATGTGAATAAAACACAGCAAAAACTGATCGTTTCGGATGAAGAACGACCGGTCGCTATTCAAATATACGGAAAAGAAACGGAGGCGATGGTAGAAGCGGCACGTATCTGCGAAGAAGCTCAACCGGACCTGATTGACATAAATTTCGGTTGTCCTGTAAAAAAAGTAGCAGGAAAAGGAGCAGGCGCAGGAATGCTGCGCAATATTCCTCAAATGCTGGAAATCACAAAAGCCGTAGTGAAGGCAGTCCGTTTGCCGGTAACAGTAAAAACCCGCTTAGGCTGGGATGCCAATAATAAAATTATCGTAGATCTGGCAGAACGATTACAAGATTGCGGAATCGCAGCTTTATCCATCCACGGACGTACCCGGAGTCAAATGTATACAGGGGAAGCAGACTGGTCGTTAATCGGCGCAGTTAAAAATAATCCGAGGATGCATATACCTATCATCGGTAATGGCGACGTTACTTCTGCGGAAATTTGTAAAGAACGTTTTAATACGTACGGTGTAGATGGAATAATGATCGGACGAGGCAGCATAGGACGTCCCTGGATATTCCGGGAAGTAAAACACTACCTTGCCACGGGTAAACCACTTCCTTCGGAACGTTTTTCATGGTATTTGGAAGTATTAAAAAAACAAGTGCTCCAAAGTGTAGAACGATTAGACGAACGCCGCGGAATCCTTCACATCCGCCGTCATTTGGCTGCAACTCCTTTATTTAAAGGGATTCCTGACTTTAAACAAACTCGTATTGCCTTGCTTCGTGCAGAACATGTAGACAATTTGTTTACTATCCTGGATGAAATCCCCTCAAAATTCGGAATCGAATAA
- a CDS encoding peptidase U32 family protein, whose product MSEKDFEIMAPVGSYESLAAAIQGGADSIYFGIEGLNMRSRSSNNFTTDDLHKIVSICKEHAIKSYLTVNTVIYDEDMPLMREIIDAAKAAGVSAIIAADVAAMSYARTIGVEVHLSTQLNISNAEALKFYAQFADVVVLARELNLKQVSAIYRQIVEQQITGPQGKLIRIEMFCHGALCMAISGKCYLSLHEFGASANRGACYQVCRRGYTVRDKDSEIELDIENQYIMSPKDLKTIHFMNKMMDAGVRVFKIEGRARGAEYVRNVVECYKEAVRSYCAGSFSEEKVADWDERLKSVFNRGFWNGYYLGQRLGEWSHNYGSNATKKKIYIGKGIKYFSNIGVAEFLMESGSLEVGDEILITGPTTGALTYTVDEIRVNLESVKETVKGERFSIKLADKIRPSDKLFKLVPNKAE is encoded by the coding sequence TTGAGCGAGAAAGATTTTGAAATAATGGCTCCTGTGGGTTCTTATGAATCTCTTGCGGCAGCTATACAAGGAGGGGCGGATTCTATTTATTTTGGCATCGAGGGCTTGAATATGCGTTCACGTTCTTCTAACAATTTTACGACGGACGATTTGCATAAGATTGTTTCTATTTGTAAGGAACATGCTATTAAAAGTTATCTTACGGTTAACACTGTAATTTACGATGAAGATATGCCTTTGATGCGGGAAATCATTGATGCTGCAAAAGCAGCTGGTGTCTCCGCTATTATCGCAGCCGATGTTGCCGCAATGAGTTATGCCCGTACTATAGGTGTTGAAGTACATTTATCTACCCAATTAAATATATCGAATGCCGAAGCATTAAAATTTTATGCACAGTTTGCCGATGTAGTCGTATTGGCAAGGGAATTGAACCTTAAGCAGGTGAGCGCCATTTACCGGCAGATTGTAGAACAGCAAATCACCGGTCCCCAAGGAAAACTGATACGTATCGAAATGTTTTGTCACGGAGCCTTATGTATGGCAATTTCCGGAAAATGTTATTTAAGCCTGCATGAATTTGGTGCTTCTGCTAACCGTGGAGCCTGTTATCAGGTCTGCCGTCGTGGATATACGGTTCGCGATAAAGATAGTGAAATAGAACTAGATATCGAGAATCAATATATTATGTCTCCCAAAGACCTGAAAACTATTCATTTTATGAATAAAATGATGGACGCAGGCGTACGTGTATTCAAAATTGAAGGAAGGGCGCGTGGTGCTGAATATGTCCGAAACGTGGTGGAATGCTATAAAGAAGCAGTACGATCTTATTGTGCCGGAAGCTTTTCGGAAGAGAAAGTTGCCGATTGGGACGAGCGTTTAAAGAGTGTTTTTAACCGGGGATTTTGGAATGGATATTATCTGGGACAACGATTAGGGGAATGGAGTCATAATTATGGTTCCAATGCAACAAAGAAAAAAATTTATATCGGAAAAGGAATAAAGTATTTTTCGAATATTGGTGTGGCCGAGTTTTTAATGGAATCCGGTTCATTAGAAGTGGGCGATGAAATTCTTATTACGGGTCCTACTACCGGTGCTCTGACTTATACGGTAGATGAAATCCGGGTAAACTTGGAATCCGTAAAGGAAACCGTGAAGGGGGAACGTTTTTCTATTAAACTAGCAGACAAAATTCGTCCTTCTGATAAGTTGTTTAAATTAGTACCTAACAAAGCTGAATAA
- a CDS encoding acyl-CoA thioesterase encodes MKEYVFKLRMKVRDYECDLQGVVNNSNYQCYMEHTRHEFLESLGENFGAMHEKGIDAFVSSVYIQFRQSLRSGDEFISCLNVRKNGPKLEFEQDIYRASDKVLATKGKVESVVVENGKLTRGEYFDELLKKI; translated from the coding sequence ATGAAAGAATATGTATTTAAACTTAGGATGAAAGTGCGCGATTATGAATGTGACTTGCAAGGAGTAGTGAACAATTCCAATTATCAATGTTATATGGAACATACGCGACATGAATTTTTGGAATCGTTAGGAGAGAATTTCGGAGCCATGCACGAAAAAGGAATCGATGCTTTCGTAAGCAGTGTCTATATTCAGTTTCGCCAGTCGCTACGTAGCGGTGATGAATTTATTTCTTGTCTGAATGTCCGTAAGAATGGCCCGAAGCTGGAGTTTGAGCAGGATATTTATCGTGCTTCCGACAAAGTTCTGGCTACGAAAGGAAAAGTAGAATCCGTAGTAGTGGAAAACGGGAAATTAACTCGTGGAGAATACTTTGACGAGTTGCTTAAAAAGATATAA
- the dprA gene encoding DNA-processing protein DprA, with translation MANKLLYRIALTMIKGIGDTLGRQLLQVMGDEEAVFTEKKHLLETIPGIGSTLAAEILHPEVLQRAEEEMAFIEKNKIIPYFITDKNYPYRLKECEDAPILFYFKGNADLNAPKVLSIVGTRHITEYGKEQTEKLIKELAFAYPGLLVVSGLAYGVDVHAHRNALKFHLPTVGVLAHGLDRIYPPLHRKTAIDMLSSGGLLTDFPSKTNPDRPNFVKRNRIVAGLSDATVIIESAEKGGSLITADIAFSYSRDVYSFPGRVTDERSAGCNALIRQNKAGLITSASDLMEALGWDEEKKQKAFPQQGCFCFDLSEDENRLISLLKEAEEMHINQLAVTLHIPVYQLSPILFELEIKGIIRNLPGGRYKLQQ, from the coding sequence ATGGCAAACAAATTACTTTATCGGATTGCACTAACTATGATAAAAGGAATAGGGGATACGCTCGGACGCCAGCTTCTTCAGGTAATGGGTGATGAAGAAGCTGTTTTTACAGAGAAAAAACATTTGTTGGAAACAATTCCAGGTATTGGAAGTACTCTGGCTGCCGAGATACTCCATCCGGAGGTTCTTCAAAGAGCTGAAGAAGAAATGGCTTTTATTGAAAAGAATAAAATCATTCCTTACTTTATTACGGATAAGAATTATCCTTACCGTTTGAAAGAGTGCGAAGATGCTCCCATTCTATTTTATTTTAAAGGGAATGCCGATTTAAATGCTCCGAAAGTGTTGAGTATTGTAGGGACTCGCCATATTACCGAATACGGAAAAGAACAAACGGAAAAACTAATTAAAGAACTTGCTTTTGCTTATCCCGGATTGTTAGTGGTTAGCGGGCTTGCTTATGGGGTAGATGTACATGCTCATCGGAATGCTCTTAAATTTCATCTTCCTACTGTTGGCGTATTAGCTCATGGGTTAGACCGTATTTATCCGCCTCTTCACAGGAAAACGGCTATCGACATGCTTAGTTCGGGAGGTTTATTAACTGATTTTCCGAGTAAGACGAATCCGGACCGCCCTAACTTTGTGAAACGAAATCGTATTGTCGCCGGGCTTTCGGATGCTACTGTTATTATAGAGTCTGCCGAAAAAGGAGGTTCTCTTATCACGGCTGATATTGCCTTTTCTTATAGTCGCGATGTATATAGCTTTCCGGGTAGGGTAACAGATGAACGTTCTGCAGGATGTAATGCATTAATACGGCAGAATAAAGCGGGTTTAATAACTTCTGCTTCCGATCTGATGGAGGCTCTGGGCTGGGATGAAGAGAAAAAACAAAAAGCATTCCCTCAACAAGGATGTTTTTGTTTTGATCTTTCCGAGGATGAAAATCGTCTTATTTCTTTATTGAAAGAAGCAGAAGAAATGCATATTAACCAACTTGCAGTTACTCTTCATATACCTGTATATCAATTGTCTCCTATTTTATTTGAATTAGAAATAAAAGGCATTATCCGTAATTTGCCGGGAGGAAGATATAAATTACAACAGTAA
- a CDS encoding glycerophosphodiester phosphodiesterase family protein, which translates to MISRDKKEKPHYISIKNAKQLHAYFKYSPTRPILISGHRGGMLKGYPENCIESFEKTLSYMESFFEIDPRLTKDSIIVLMHDATIDRTTTGKGKVSDYTYQELLQFNLVDREGNATPYKIPTLEECIKWSKGKTILNLDIKDVPLQFMADFIDKIKPVNVMYTVHNAKQARYYYDRNNQAMFSCWCKNMDEFNNYENAGLPWKQIMAYVGPSIKPDQQTLYNALHKNGVMCMISVAPTHDRTKTDIEKINGYKAEIAKHPDVIETDYPYLFKDIDKAK; encoded by the coding sequence ATGATCAGCCGGGATAAAAAAGAGAAACCTCATTACATCTCAATTAAAAATGCAAAACAATTGCACGCCTATTTCAAATATTCCCCTACTCGTCCGATCCTTATCAGCGGACACAGAGGTGGCATGCTTAAAGGTTACCCCGAAAACTGCATCGAATCTTTTGAGAAGACATTATCTTATATGGAATCTTTCTTCGAAATAGATCCACGTCTCACAAAAGACAGTATCATTGTATTAATGCACGATGCTACGATTGACCGGACAACTACAGGTAAAGGAAAAGTTTCCGATTATACTTATCAGGAACTTCTTCAATTCAATTTAGTAGACCGGGAAGGAAATGCAACTCCTTATAAAATTCCGACTTTAGAAGAGTGTATTAAATGGAGTAAAGGGAAAACCATCCTTAACCTGGATATCAAAGATGTCCCTTTACAATTCATGGCCGATTTTATAGACAAAATAAAACCGGTAAATGTAATGTATACTGTTCATAATGCTAAACAAGCCCGGTATTATTACGACCGGAATAACCAAGCCATGTTTTCTTGCTGGTGTAAGAACATGGACGAATTCAATAATTATGAAAACGCTGGCCTTCCATGGAAACAAATTATGGCTTATGTAGGTCCTTCTATAAAGCCGGATCAACAAACTTTATATAATGCTTTACATAAAAATGGCGTGATGTGTATGATTTCGGTTGCTCCTACTCACGACCGGACTAAAACGGATATAGAAAAAATAAACGGATATAAAGCTGAAATTGCGAAACATCCGGATGTTATAGAAACGGATTATCCTTATTTATTTAAGGATATAGATAAAGCCAAATAA
- a CDS encoding M56 family metallopeptidase encodes MEWQEMLMTSIDSPDPSSSPVTSRPIEKEKEKQVVSKDLFSFVTISFFLYIIGSTICVISFIHSIKCIIKIIHKSVPIKKGNEIIYIHKENLSPFSWGNCIVMSEADYLHYPEEILTHERVHIRKKHTLDLIFIECILLLHWFNPAVWLLKRELQELHEYEADAGVLKKGIHATNYQLLLVKKAVGGRYTLTNSFNHSKIKNRITMMLKEKSSKWAQTKLLLLFPLGCIAFQLVSRPAYKATENQQSMQQDPTSFRTTTMIEVKNQQSPEKSYIVTIMVNAQGDILTFWNDSSRTGEAKRCSVQELPGVLKSFFAQMQERGNKIVGINLKLEINNQTSLENIKQIRDVIKQAWKQQNNLYLNSEEEKFRYFYEKEVPECYPVLLKIKTPTATKEFECSNQKEIEAINLTKADIVTIYADKNCKMGFISQLRYLLKDKCPTINIQYGLL; translated from the coding sequence ATGGAATGGCAAGAAATGCTGATGACTTCTATAGATTCCCCCGACCCTTCTTCTTCCCCTGTAACATCTAGGCCTATAGAAAAAGAAAAGGAAAAACAAGTAGTTAGCAAAGATCTATTTTCCTTTGTAACAATTTCTTTCTTCCTTTATATAATAGGAAGTACCATCTGTGTTATATCTTTCATCCATTCTATTAAATGTATAATTAAAATCATTCATAAATCGGTTCCTATAAAAAAAGGGAATGAAATTATTTACATACATAAAGAAAACCTCTCGCCTTTTAGCTGGGGAAACTGCATCGTTATGTCTGAAGCAGATTATTTACATTATCCGGAAGAAATATTGACACATGAAAGAGTACATATCCGAAAGAAACATACACTGGATTTAATATTTATAGAATGTATTCTTTTACTCCATTGGTTTAACCCTGCCGTTTGGTTACTAAAAAGAGAATTACAGGAATTGCACGAATATGAAGCAGACGCAGGTGTGTTAAAAAAGGGCATTCATGCAACAAACTACCAGTTATTACTAGTAAAAAAAGCTGTCGGCGGTCGCTACACCTTAACCAACAGCTTTAATCACAGTAAAATTAAAAATAGAATCACTATGATGTTAAAAGAAAAATCAAGTAAATGGGCGCAAACAAAACTTTTGCTTTTGTTTCCCTTGGGATGTATAGCATTCCAACTAGTGTCCCGTCCGGCGTACAAAGCTACGGAAAATCAACAAAGTATGCAACAAGATCCCACCTCTTTCCGTACAACTACTATGATAGAGGTAAAAAACCAACAAAGTCCGGAAAAGTCGTATATCGTGACTATAATGGTAAATGCTCAAGGAGATATTTTAACCTTTTGGAATGATTCTTCCCGCACAGGGGAAGCAAAACGATGCTCTGTACAAGAACTGCCCGGGGTACTAAAAAGTTTTTTTGCTCAAATGCAAGAAAGAGGGAACAAAATAGTCGGCATCAATTTAAAACTGGAAATTAATAATCAAACCTCTCTGGAAAACATTAAGCAAATAAGAGATGTAATTAAACAAGCTTGGAAACAACAAAACAACCTTTATTTGAACTCCGAAGAAGAAAAATTCCGTTACTTTTACGAGAAAGAAGTTCCGGAGTGTTATCCTGTTCTTTTAAAAATCAAAACTCCTACAGCAACGAAAGAATTTGAATGCAGTAATCAAAAGGAAATAGAAGCTATAAATCTCACAAAAGCAGATATAGTAACCATATATGCTGATAAGAACTGCAAAATGGGCTTTATTTCACAGCTTCGCTACTTATTAAAAGATAAATGTCCTACTATTAATATTCAATATGGCTTATTATAA
- a CDS encoding BlaI/MecI/CopY family transcriptional regulator, with translation MKRLTAKEEEIMGYFWEKGPLFVRQLLDLYEDPKPHYNTLSTIVRGLEEKGFVGYTIFGNTYQYYALITEKEYRSKSLKSIVSKYYDNSYTRVVSSLIEEEKLSLEELQELIQKIKNKN, from the coding sequence ATGAAGCGATTAACAGCAAAAGAAGAAGAAATCATGGGCTATTTCTGGGAAAAAGGACCTTTGTTTGTCCGACAACTTTTAGATTTGTATGAAGATCCCAAACCTCATTACAATACACTTTCTACTATTGTACGCGGGTTAGAAGAAAAAGGATTTGTAGGATATACCATTTTTGGAAATACCTACCAATATTATGCCTTGATTACAGAAAAAGAGTACCGTAGTAAGTCCCTTAAAAGCATCGTGTCTAAATATTATGACAATTCTTATACCAGGGTTGTTTCTTCCTTAATTGAAGAAGAGAAACTTTCTCTGGAAGAACTCCAAGAATTAATTCAAAAGATCAAAAACAAAAATTGA
- a CDS encoding Dps family protein → MKTLDYTKLNAASVEKVVSGLKKLLANYQVFYANLRGFHWNIKGNQFFVLHSKFEEMYDDAAEKVDEIAERILMLGDTPENNYSSYLKEADVTEVSNVSCADKALENILSTYSLLIGQEREILANASEAGDEVTVSQMSDYLKEQEKLVWMLVAYASK, encoded by the coding sequence ATGAAAACTTTAGATTACACAAAATTGAACGCAGCTTCTGTAGAAAAGGTAGTATCCGGATTAAAAAAATTATTAGCTAACTACCAAGTGTTTTACGCTAATTTAAGAGGTTTCCACTGGAATATCAAAGGAAATCAGTTCTTTGTACTCCATAGTAAGTTTGAAGAAATGTATGATGATGCCGCAGAAAAGGTAGATGAAATAGCAGAACGGATCTTGATGTTAGGAGATACCCCGGAAAATAATTACAGTAGTTATTTGAAAGAGGCTGATGTGACTGAAGTATCGAATGTATCTTGCGCCGACAAAGCATTGGAAAACATTCTTTCTACTTACAGTTTGCTTATCGGACAAGAAAGGGAAATTTTAGCGAATGCATCCGAAGCAGGGGATGAAGTAACTGTTTCTCAAATGAGTGATTACCTGAAAGAACAAGAAAAACTTGTTTGGATGTTGGTAGCGTATGCTTCCAAGTAA
- the trxA gene encoding thioredoxin yields the protein MKPTELTKAEFEQKVTSLSGDKKEWKYLGDKPCLIDFYATWCGPCKMIAPMLDELAQEYNDQIYIYKVNTENEEELAAAFGIRSIPSLLFCPLNGQPQMAQGAMSKAALKKAIDDILLNKK from the coding sequence ATGAAACCGACAGAACTTACGAAAGCAGAATTCGAACAAAAGGTAACCAGCTTGAGCGGAGATAAAAAAGAATGGAAATATTTAGGTGATAAACCTTGTCTTATCGACTTTTATGCTACTTGGTGCGGGCCTTGCAAAATGATTGCTCCTATGTTAGATGAATTGGCACAAGAATACAACGACCAAATATATATCTATAAAGTAAATACGGAAAATGAAGAAGAACTGGCTGCTGCTTTCGGTATCCGCAGTATTCCTTCTTTATTGTTCTGTCCATTGAACGGGCAACCTCAAATGGCTCAAGGAGCTATGTCGAAAGCTGCCTTAAAAAAAGCAATCGACGACATTCTGCTAAACAAAAAATAA
- a CDS encoding succinate dehydrogenase/fumarate reductase iron-sulfur subunit, translating to MDKNINITLKVWRQKGPKEKGQFETYELKNIFQGASFLEMLDILNEQLIAQGKEPVAFDHDCREGICGMCSLYINGHPHGPATGATTCQLYMRRFNDGDTITIEPWRSAGFPVIRDLMVDRSAYDKIIQAGGFVSVNTGGVPDANAIPIPKADADMAMDAASCIGCGACAAACKNGSAMLFVSAKVSQLALLPQGKVEASRRAKAMIAKMDELGFGNCTNTRACEAECPKNISISNIARLNREFISAKFQD from the coding sequence ATGGATAAAAATATAAATATCACACTTAAAGTTTGGCGTCAGAAAGGTCCGAAAGAAAAAGGACAGTTCGAGACTTACGAGCTGAAGAACATTTTCCAAGGAGCTTCATTCCTGGAAATGTTGGATATCCTGAACGAACAACTTATTGCACAAGGCAAAGAACCGGTAGCATTCGACCATGACTGCCGCGAAGGGATTTGCGGTATGTGTTCCCTTTATATAAACGGTCATCCTCACGGACCCGCTACGGGAGCTACTACTTGCCAACTTTACATGCGACGTTTCAACGATGGCGATACCATTACCATCGAACCGTGGCGTTCAGCCGGCTTTCCGGTAATTCGTGACTTGATGGTAGACCGCTCTGCTTATGACAAAATTATTCAGGCAGGAGGATTCGTATCTGTGAATACGGGAGGCGTACCGGATGCAAATGCAATTCCCATTCCTAAAGCTGATGCCGATATGGCAATGGATGCAGCGTCTTGTATTGGTTGTGGCGCATGTGCTGCTGCATGCAAGAACGGTTCGGCCATGTTATTCGTTTCTGCTAAAGTAAGCCAATTGGCTTTATTGCCACAAGGCAAAGTAGAAGCATCCCGCCGTGCAAAAGCAATGATTGCTAAAATGGATGAATTAGGATTCGGCAATTGTACAAATACGCGTGCTTGCGAAGCCGAATGCCCGAAAAACATTTCCATCAGCAATATTGCCCGTTTGAATCGGGAATTTATTTCCGCTAAGTTCCAAGATTAA